In the Kitasatospora terrestris genome, one interval contains:
- a CDS encoding S66 peptidase family protein encodes MDAPIIPPKPRPGDRVAVVSPAAGLPGVLPLPYELGLRRLVEEFDLKPVEYPTTRTMGASPQARAADLHAAFADPEIKAVIASIGGDDQITVVPHLDAELIRANPKPFFGFSDNTNLLDFLWGLGIVGYHGASVMTQFGRPGAMHPMTAASARAALFTTGPYELAEPGRITEEIRDWADPATFEQEPATEPVPGWTWHHADRVVEGPTWGGCLEVLAGMLMADRIKEPEAYAGHVLLLETSEELPSADTVWRTLRAMGERGLLRQFPALLMGRAMAWNFEKRNDRAARETYRAEQRAAVLRALAAYAPDTLAVFDVDLGHTEPQQVVPYGGRVRVDGPARRITVHY; translated from the coding sequence ATGGACGCGCCGATCATCCCTCCCAAGCCCCGCCCCGGCGACCGCGTCGCGGTCGTCTCGCCGGCCGCCGGCCTGCCCGGAGTCCTCCCCCTGCCGTACGAGCTCGGGCTGCGCCGGCTGGTCGAGGAGTTCGACCTCAAGCCGGTCGAGTACCCGACCACCCGGACCATGGGCGCGAGCCCGCAGGCGCGCGCCGCCGACCTGCACGCCGCCTTCGCGGACCCGGAGATCAAGGCGGTGATCGCCTCGATCGGCGGCGACGACCAGATCACGGTGGTCCCGCACCTGGACGCCGAGCTGATCCGGGCCAACCCCAAGCCGTTCTTCGGCTTCAGCGACAACACCAACCTGCTGGACTTCCTCTGGGGCCTCGGCATCGTCGGCTACCACGGCGCCTCGGTGATGACCCAGTTCGGCCGGCCCGGCGCGATGCACCCGATGACCGCCGCCTCCGCGCGTGCCGCCCTGTTCACCACCGGCCCGTACGAGCTCGCCGAGCCCGGCCGGATCACCGAGGAGATCCGCGACTGGGCCGACCCCGCCACCTTCGAGCAGGAGCCCGCCACCGAGCCCGTCCCGGGGTGGACCTGGCACCACGCCGACCGGGTGGTCGAGGGCCCGACCTGGGGCGGCTGCCTGGAGGTCCTCGCCGGCATGCTGATGGCCGACCGGATCAAGGAGCCCGAGGCGTACGCGGGCCACGTGCTCCTCCTGGAGACCTCCGAGGAGCTGCCGAGTGCGGACACGGTCTGGCGGACCCTGCGCGCGATGGGCGAGCGCGGGCTGCTCCGGCAGTTCCCCGCGCTGCTGATGGGCCGCGCCATGGCGTGGAACTTCGAGAAGCGCAACGACCGGGCCGCCCGCGAGACGTACCGCGCCGAGCAGCGCGCGGCGGTGCTGCGGGCGCTGGCCGCGTACGCCCCCGACACGCTCGCCGTCTTCGACGTCGACCTCGGGCACACCGAGCCGCAGCAGGTCGTCCCGTACGGCGGCCGGGTCCGGGTGGACGGGCCCGCGCGGCGGATCACCGTGCACTACTGA
- the fabG gene encoding 3-oxoacyl-ACP reductase FabG: MDRFTGKVAVVTGAAQGIGAATAMRLAEEGATVAVVDLTAERAADTVAAITAKGGTARAYGCDVADYDAVEAVFAAVVEELGAIHILVNNAGITRDNLFFKMPKSDWDAVLTVNLTSAYNCSHVVQKYMVAQKYGKIVSLSSRSALGNRGQANYAAAKAGIQGLTATLAIELGPFNINVNAVAPGYIATSMTAATAERVGATAEEHQALAADRTPLRRVGQPEEIAAVVAFLASEDASYVSGQTLYVNGGAR, from the coding sequence ATGGATCGGTTCACCGGCAAGGTCGCCGTGGTGACCGGGGCGGCCCAGGGCATCGGCGCCGCCACCGCGATGCGGCTCGCGGAGGAGGGCGCCACGGTCGCCGTCGTCGACCTCACCGCCGAGCGCGCGGCGGACACCGTGGCCGCGATCACCGCGAAGGGCGGTACGGCCCGGGCGTACGGCTGCGACGTCGCCGACTACGACGCGGTGGAGGCCGTCTTCGCGGCCGTGGTCGAGGAGCTGGGCGCGATCCACATCCTGGTGAACAACGCCGGGATCACCCGCGACAACCTCTTCTTCAAGATGCCGAAGTCCGACTGGGACGCCGTGCTGACGGTCAACCTGACCAGCGCGTACAACTGCAGCCACGTCGTGCAGAAGTACATGGTCGCGCAGAAGTACGGCAAGATCGTCTCGCTCAGCTCGCGCTCCGCGCTCGGCAACCGCGGCCAGGCCAACTACGCCGCCGCCAAGGCCGGCATCCAGGGCCTCACCGCGACCCTGGCCATCGAGCTCGGCCCGTTCAACATCAACGTGAACGCCGTCGCCCCCGGCTACATCGCCACCTCGATGACCGCCGCCACCGCCGAACGCGTCGGCGCCACCGCCGAGGAGCACCAGGCGCTCGCCGCCGACCGCACCCCGCTGCGCCGCGTCGGGCAGCCCGAGGAGATCGCCGCCGTGGTCGCCTTCCTCGCCAGCGAGGACGCGTCGTACGTCAGCGGGCAGACGCTGTACGTCAACGGCGGCGCCCGCTAG
- a CDS encoding acetyl-CoA C-acyltransferase → MRPVYFAAARRTPIGKLRGALSTVRPDDLSAAVLRGLLDGVPQLDPARIDDVYWGAANQAGEDNRNLARMAVLLAGLPDTVPGATLNRLCASGLEAVTTAARAIGSGDADVVVAGGCESMSRAPFVLPRPDEALPHRMETFDTRLGWRITNPRMHELHGVLSMGETAEEVARRHGVSREEQDRFALRSHRLAAAARKDGLFDAELLSVVRPDGVTVTEDECIREDTTLEKLGRLKPVFRAGGSVTAGNASPMNDGAAALLLVSEEVLRELELEPLGRYVAGASAGVHPDVMGIGPVPATRKVLARAGWSVTDIDEAEFNEAFAAQALASVRELRFDPELVNPTGGAIALGHPLGGSGARILTTLLHRMHRTGARRGLATMCVGVGQGTAVVVENV, encoded by the coding sequence GTGCGTCCTGTCTACTTCGCCGCCGCCCGCCGCACCCCGATCGGGAAGCTGCGCGGCGCGCTGTCCACCGTCCGGCCGGACGACCTGTCCGCCGCCGTGCTGCGCGGACTGCTCGACGGCGTCCCGCAGCTCGACCCCGCCCGGATCGACGACGTCTACTGGGGCGCCGCCAACCAGGCCGGCGAGGACAACCGCAACCTCGCCCGGATGGCCGTCCTGCTCGCCGGACTGCCCGACACCGTCCCCGGCGCCACCCTCAACCGGCTCTGCGCCTCCGGCCTGGAGGCCGTCACCACCGCCGCCCGGGCGATCGGCTCCGGCGACGCGGACGTGGTGGTCGCCGGCGGCTGCGAGTCGATGAGCCGCGCGCCGTTCGTGCTGCCCCGCCCCGACGAGGCGCTGCCGCACCGGATGGAGACCTTCGACACCCGGCTCGGCTGGCGGATCACCAACCCGCGGATGCACGAGCTGCACGGCGTGCTCTCGATGGGCGAGACCGCCGAGGAGGTCGCCCGGCGCCACGGCGTCAGCCGCGAGGAGCAGGACCGGTTCGCCCTGCGCAGCCACCGGCTGGCGGCCGCGGCCCGCAAGGACGGCCTCTTCGACGCCGAACTCCTCTCCGTGGTACGGCCGGACGGCGTCACCGTCACCGAGGACGAGTGCATCCGCGAGGACACCACCCTGGAGAAGCTCGGCCGCCTCAAGCCGGTCTTCCGGGCCGGCGGCAGCGTCACCGCGGGCAACGCCTCACCGATGAACGACGGCGCGGCCGCCCTGCTGCTGGTCAGCGAAGAGGTCCTGCGGGAGCTGGAGTTGGAGCCGCTCGGCCGGTACGTCGCGGGCGCCTCGGCCGGGGTCCACCCGGACGTGATGGGCATCGGCCCGGTGCCCGCCACCCGCAAGGTGCTGGCCCGCGCGGGCTGGAGCGTCACCGACATCGACGAGGCCGAGTTCAACGAGGCCTTCGCCGCCCAGGCGCTCGCCAGCGTACGGGAGTTGCGCTTCGACCCGGAGCTGGTCAACCCGACCGGCGGCGCCATCGCGCTCGGCCACCCGCTCGGCGGCTCCGGCGCCCGCATCCTCACCACCCTGCTGCACCGGATGCACCGCACCGGCGCCCGCCGCGGCCTCGCCACCATGTGCGTCGGCGTCGGGCAGGGCACCGCCGTCGTCGTCGAGAACGTCTGA
- a CDS encoding zinc-binding dehydrogenase: MRAVWVREFGGPEVLVPGWAPEPVPGAGQVVVRVSHANITFVETQFRASGRGPFAVEPPFVPGNGVAGTVVGVGEGVDRAVLGRSVVTATGGSGGYAELALAPADGLYGIPDGLAPEAALALLADGRTAAMLVETAGVRPGDRVLVEAAGGGVGSLLVQLAGAAGAEVTGAAGGATKLALARELGAHATVDYTEPGWAERVGQLDVVFDGVGGEIGRAAFGRLGAGGRMVSFGLASGSWAGIDAEEAGARDVTLLGLRPTPDRVRAATEHVLAEAAAGRLRPVIGRRFPLERAADAHRAIESRATLGKTLLDVAQPGPDGRVR; the protein is encoded by the coding sequence ATGCGCGCGGTGTGGGTGCGGGAGTTCGGCGGTCCCGAGGTGCTGGTGCCGGGGTGGGCGCCGGAGCCGGTGCCGGGGGCGGGGCAGGTGGTGGTGCGGGTGTCGCACGCGAACATCACCTTCGTGGAGACCCAGTTCCGGGCGTCGGGGCGGGGGCCGTTCGCCGTCGAGCCGCCGTTCGTGCCGGGCAACGGCGTGGCGGGGACGGTCGTGGGGGTCGGCGAGGGCGTGGACCGGGCGGTGCTGGGACGTTCGGTGGTGACGGCGACCGGCGGTTCGGGCGGGTACGCCGAGCTGGCGCTCGCCCCGGCCGACGGCCTGTACGGCATCCCGGACGGCCTCGCGCCGGAGGCGGCGCTGGCGCTGCTGGCCGACGGCCGGACCGCCGCGATGCTGGTGGAGACGGCCGGCGTCCGGCCGGGCGACCGGGTGCTGGTGGAGGCGGCGGGCGGCGGGGTCGGCAGTCTGTTGGTCCAGCTCGCCGGCGCGGCCGGGGCCGAGGTGACGGGGGCGGCGGGCGGCGCGACCAAGCTGGCGCTGGCCCGCGAGCTCGGCGCGCACGCCACGGTCGACTACACCGAGCCGGGCTGGGCGGAGCGGGTCGGTCAGCTGGACGTGGTCTTCGACGGTGTCGGCGGGGAGATCGGCCGGGCGGCGTTCGGCAGACTCGGGGCCGGTGGACGGATGGTCTCTTTCGGTCTGGCCAGCGGCAGTTGGGCCGGCATCGACGCGGAGGAGGCGGGGGCGCGCGACGTGACCCTGCTCGGGCTGCGTCCGACGCCGGACCGGGTCCGCGCGGCCACCGAGCACGTCCTCGCGGAGGCGGCGGCGGGGCGGCTGCGGCCGGTGATCGGCCGGCGCTTCCCGCTGGAGCGGGCCGCCGACGCGCACCGTGCCATCGAGTCCCGGGCGACGCTCGGCAAGACCCTGCTCGACGTGGCGCAGCCCGGGCCGGACGGACGCGTCCGATAA
- a CDS encoding VOC family protein → MAQQKITPFLWFDDRAEEAAEFYTSLFPDSRILEIQRYGEAGPGVAGTVMTVSFELAGQRYVALNGGPLFSFTEAVSFEVDCVDQAEVDELWARLTDGGEESACGWLKDRFGLSWQIVPRRLTELLADPDPVKAARVMKSMLTMRKIDVQALEDAYAAGGTA, encoded by the coding sequence ATGGCGCAGCAGAAGATCACCCCGTTCCTCTGGTTCGACGACCGGGCGGAGGAGGCGGCCGAGTTCTACACCTCGCTCTTCCCGGATTCCCGCATCCTCGAGATCCAGCGCTACGGCGAGGCCGGTCCGGGCGTGGCCGGGACGGTGATGACGGTGTCGTTCGAACTGGCCGGGCAGCGGTACGTCGCGCTGAACGGCGGGCCGCTGTTCAGCTTCACCGAGGCGGTCTCGTTCGAGGTGGACTGCGTAGACCAGGCCGAGGTGGACGAGCTGTGGGCCCGGCTGACCGACGGCGGCGAGGAGAGCGCCTGCGGCTGGCTCAAGGACCGCTTCGGCCTGTCCTGGCAGATCGTGCCGCGCCGGCTCACCGAACTGCTCGCCGACCCGGACCCGGTGAAGGCGGCCCGGGTGATGAAGTCGATGCTCACCATGCGCAAGATCGACGTCCAGGCCCTGGAGGACGCCTACGCGGCCGGCGGCACCGCGTAG
- a CDS encoding acyl-CoA dehydrogenase family protein → MNLELTEEQAAVRELAADFTDREIVPHAAEWDRAEQVDLGIVRKLGKLGFLGLTLPEEYGGSGGDHLAYCLVLEELGRGDSSVRGIVSVSLGLVGKSVNSFGTEEQKRHWLPRLTSGEALACFALTEPGTGSDAANLTTRAVRDGDDWLITGSKTFITNGTWAEVALVFARTGGPGHRGVTAFLVPTDSPGFERRLIHGKLGLRGQATAELTFDGVRVPDSARLGAEGKGFTVAMAALAKGRMSVAAGCVGIARACLEAAVRYAGEREQFGKPIASHQLVQELISDIAVDVDAARLLTWRVADHIERGLPFATESSVAKLYASEAAVRAANNALQVFGGYGFIDEYPVGKYLRDARVMTLYEGTSQIHKLLIGRSLTGINAF, encoded by the coding sequence ATGAACCTGGAACTCACCGAGGAGCAGGCCGCCGTCCGCGAACTCGCGGCGGACTTCACCGACCGCGAGATCGTGCCGCACGCCGCCGAGTGGGACCGGGCCGAGCAGGTGGACCTGGGGATCGTGCGCAAACTCGGCAAGCTGGGCTTCCTCGGCCTCACCCTGCCCGAGGAGTACGGCGGCAGCGGCGGCGACCACCTCGCGTACTGCCTGGTCCTGGAGGAGCTCGGCCGCGGCGACTCCTCGGTGCGCGGCATCGTCTCGGTCTCGCTGGGCCTGGTCGGCAAGTCCGTCAACTCCTTCGGCACCGAGGAGCAGAAGCGGCACTGGCTGCCCCGGCTCACCTCCGGCGAGGCGCTGGCCTGCTTCGCGCTCACCGAGCCCGGCACCGGCTCGGACGCCGCCAACCTCACCACCCGCGCGGTGCGCGACGGCGACGACTGGCTGATCACCGGCTCGAAGACGTTCATCACCAACGGCACCTGGGCCGAGGTCGCCCTGGTCTTCGCCCGCACCGGCGGGCCGGGCCACCGGGGGGTGACGGCGTTCCTGGTGCCCACCGACTCCCCCGGCTTCGAGCGGCGGCTGATCCACGGCAAGCTCGGCCTGCGCGGCCAGGCCACCGCCGAGCTGACCTTCGACGGCGTCCGGGTGCCCGACAGCGCCCGGCTCGGCGCGGAGGGCAAGGGCTTCACCGTCGCCATGGCCGCCCTCGCCAAGGGCCGGATGTCGGTCGCCGCGGGCTGCGTCGGCATCGCCCGGGCCTGCCTGGAGGCCGCCGTGAGGTACGCCGGCGAGCGCGAGCAGTTCGGGAAGCCGATCGCCTCGCACCAGCTGGTGCAGGAACTGATCTCCGACATCGCCGTCGACGTGGACGCCGCCCGACTGCTCACCTGGCGGGTCGCCGACCACATCGAGCGCGGACTGCCGTTCGCCACCGAGTCCTCCGTCGCCAAGCTGTACGCCAGCGAGGCGGCGGTGCGGGCCGCCAACAACGCCCTCCAGGTCTTCGGCGGCTACGGCTTCATCGACGAGTACCCGGTCGGCAAGTACCTGCGCGACGCGCGGGTGATGACCCTGTACGAAGGCACCAGCCAGATCCACAAGCTGCTGATCGGGCGATCCCTGACCGGCATCAACGCGTTCTAG
- a CDS encoding DUF4328 domain-containing protein produces the protein MIPPQPRDPRESALGLQVSAALNVVCQIAAVVLLLAGLPDRAVLPGVLAQVFLVIGYIVGAVWFRRCWANAALLADDPLPFGPGRALAGWLVPVLSVWMRWRLLLALRRAGEAPVSATTVHLWWGLHLAAGAVAVAGMLGIRTVGTLLGSTVLSAASAVVFVLIARRITARQVELLPPAPAAEPVAV, from the coding sequence GTGATACCGCCTCAGCCACGCGACCCCCGGGAGTCGGCACTGGGACTCCAGGTCTCCGCCGCGCTGAACGTGGTGTGCCAGATCGCCGCGGTCGTCCTTCTCCTCGCGGGCCTGCCGGACCGGGCGGTCCTGCCCGGCGTACTGGCGCAGGTGTTCCTGGTGATCGGCTACATCGTCGGCGCGGTCTGGTTCCGGCGCTGCTGGGCCAACGCCGCACTGCTCGCCGACGATCCGCTGCCGTTCGGCCCCGGACGGGCGCTGGCCGGCTGGTTGGTCCCGGTGCTGAGCGTGTGGATGCGTTGGCGCCTCCTGCTCGCGCTGCGACGCGCCGGCGAGGCCCCGGTCTCGGCCACGACGGTGCACCTGTGGTGGGGACTGCACCTGGCCGCCGGTGCCGTGGCAGTCGCCGGCATGCTCGGGATCCGGACCGTGGGCACACTGCTCGGCTCCACCGTGCTCTCGGCCGCGAGCGCCGTCGTCTTCGTGCTGATCGCCCGCCGGATCACCGCGCGACAGGTGGAACTGCTGCCGCCCGCGCCCGCCGCCGAGCCGGTCGCGGTCTGA